In the genome of Triticum urartu cultivar G1812 chromosome 5, Tu2.1, whole genome shotgun sequence, one region contains:
- the LOC125555983 gene encoding uncharacterized protein LOC125555983 gives MWTRLRERYQPSGDALYLSVIRQEHALQQGDSIVDDFYAQSSAIWRQLDSLRSAGCRTCPCCQAVQANLEFHRVYEFLSRLRKEFEPQRAQLFARGRISLMEALSEIRAEETRLRGAGLLEVPSVLATRAPTPPAPSTTSRSSAPPLLPTPSGGSGRPRPHCAYCNNDGHLESQCYTKKKHLRKARSSSSGTSSSTSTASAIALTEQDILRLKRLLAASGSSSTGTAGSVTDASRTEQSPSTQSGPSHAHSGWGWPSPP, from the coding sequence ATGTGGACCCGTCTTCGTGAGCGCTATCAGCCCTCTGGTGATGCCTTATACCTCTCTGTGATCCGTCAGGAGCATGCTCTTCAGCAGGGTGACTCTATTGTTGATGACTTCTATGCACAGAGTTCTGCTATCTGGCGCCAGCTTGATTCTCTCCGTAGTGCTGGGTGTCGTACCTGCCCCTGTTGCCAGGCTGTCCAGGCCAATTTGGAGTTTCATCGCGTCTATGAGTTCCTGTCTCGGCTCCGTAAGGAGTTTGAGCCCCAGCGTGCTCAGTTGTTTGCTCGTGGCCGTATTTCTCTCATGGAGGCGCTTTCTGAGATTCGTGCTGAGGAGACTCGCTTACGTGGTGCTGGTTTGCTGGAGGTTCCCTCTGTGCTTGCTACTCGTGCTCCTACGCCACCTGCTCCATCGACCACTTCTCGCTCGAGTGCTCCGCCGCTCTTGCCCACTCCTTCTGGAGGCTCAGGTCGCCCCCGTCCACATTGCGCCTATTGCAACAATGATGGTCATCTTGAGTCTCAGTGCTACACGAAGAAGAAACACCTACGCAAAGCTCGATCATCATCTTCAGGGACTTCGTCATCTACCTCGACAGCTTCAGCCATTGCTTTGACTGAGCAGGATATTCTGAGACTTAAGCGTCTGCTCGCGGCTTCAGGTTCTTCCTCGACGGGTACTGCCGGTTCTGTGACTGATGCTTCCCGCACTGAGCAATCACCCTCTACACAGTCAG